One window of Drosophila busckii strain San Diego stock center, stock number 13000-0081.31 chromosome 3L, ASM1175060v1, whole genome shotgun sequence genomic DNA carries:
- the LOC108598965 gene encoding retinoid-inducible serine carboxypeptidase: MGRLLISLVALLALSGCALVEGRKGFGPGEQDWGFVDVRKDAHMFYWLYYTTAKVSNYTQRPLAIWLQGGPGASSTGYGNFEELGPLQLDGSYRSWTWVKDMNVMFIDNPVGSGFSYVDSSSAYTTNNKQIALDLVELMKGFYKAHPEFKKVPLHIFCESYGGKMAPEFALELYYAIQRGEIESNLTSVALGDPWTSPIDSVMSWAPYLLQLGIVDQDGHDKIEASALKTKKYVDTGKWTQATLQWSSTQSVVLRESKGVDFYNVEKPTRGDQYLRNLFAMSHEERMYRTLVHYDIDENRDKMLEELMLTNVTEALNITTGVKWGAQSGTTFSKLMGDFMKPAVHIVSELLNNSTVKVGVFSGGLDLICATPGAVNWIAGMEWEDKQSYLNSSRLGINVNRVLEGYEKTAGNFSMFWVNRAGHMVPADNPAAMSHILRYFTKFG, from the exons ATGGGACGTCTGTTAATCAGCTTGgtagcgctgctggcgctcagCGGTTGTGCTCTAGTGGAAG GCCGCAAAGGTTTTGGTCCTGGTGAGCAGGATTGGGGCTTTGTGGATGTACGCAAGGACGCTCACATGTTCTACTGGCTTTACTACACCACTGCCAAAGTCTCTAACTATACGCAACGTCCTTTGGCCATTTGGTTGCAAGGTGGACCAGGCGCCTCCTCTACAGGTTATGGCAATTTCGAAGAGCTGGGCCCACTTCAACTCGATGGCAGCTATCGCTCATGGACTTGGGTGAAGGACATGAATGTAATGTTCATTGACAATCCTGTGGGCAGTGGCTTCAGCTATGTCGATAGCAGCAGTGCGTACACCActaacaacaagcaaattgcCTTGGATTTGGTGGAGCTCATGAAGGGTTTCTACAAAGCGCATCCAGAATTCAAGAAGGTGCCTCTGCATATTTTCTGTGAGAGTTATGGCGGCAAAATGGCACCGGAATTCGCCTTGGAGCTTTACTATGCCATACAGCGTGGCGAAATCGAAAGCAACTTGACTTCTGTAGCTTTGGGTGATCCTTGGACCTCACCCATAGACTCTGTCATGTCCTGGGCGCCTTATCTGCTGCAGCTAGGCATTGTGGATCAGGATGGTCATGACAAGATTGAAGCATcagcattaaaaactaaaaagtacGTGGACACAGGCAAGTGGACGCAAGCAACGCTGCAATGGAGTTCCACACAGAGTGTGGTGCTGCGCGAGTCCAAGGGTGTGGATTTCTATAATGTGGAGAAGCCAACGCGTGGCGATCAGTACCTgagaaatttgtttgctatgaGCCACGAGGAGCGCATGTATCGCACTTTGGTACATTACGACATTGATGAGAATCGCGATAAGATGCTGGAGGAGCTTATGCTGACTAATGTCACCGAGGCGTTGAACATAACGACAGGTGTCAAGTGGGGCGCTCAGAGTGGCACTACATTTAGCAAGCTGATGGGTGACTTTATGAAGCCTGCAGTGCATATTG TTAGCGAACTTTTGAACAATAGCACGGTCAAGGTCGGCGTCTTTTCTGGTGGCTTGGATTTGATTTGTGCCACCCCCGGTGCAGTTAACTGGATTGCTGGCATGGAGTGGGAGGACAAGCAGTCTTATCTGAATTCATCTCGTTTGGGCATTAATGTGAATCGCGTGCTGGAGGGCTATGAGAAGACTGCTGGCAATTTCAGCATGTTCTGGGTAAATCGCGCTGGACATATGGTCCCGGCCGATAATCCAGCTGCCATGTCGCATATACTGCGTTAttttaccaaatttggttaa
- the LOC108598662 gene encoding uncharacterized protein LOC108598662 has product MRVRDKRKQQRELKTKHADKTKSSTSDADAKQTPPSKAKTTSLPAAEKVAFDNRIKRKNVLALNEKVAALREYDRQPVYKHVGRIFNCSPDQIKRIVQQKEEILRAWEQRTRRCADARTQEMKVVRVSMLGQAVYDWIRRMMYYKDFIISDGLIQKMALQFKSSMGLNKFFPHQEWCDKFRLIYNIKCNDTKFLKIGYTQSYSVQINDIVKDVLHEEGASAVQQAQQEEHEEQFSLASIEADEDEPDVDIDGGGESSDEEDIKPNIKELNLQRVLPQLVRLPQVPTGTSQKVLLATPILPPGAAQTMTIIPLATLAQSIKPTSALQKSSMPPPKVDIKTEIKTEPEAETVPEPEPEPEPEPEQEPEVCIKQELDSDTELMDEEDDCNGGRSSVRSLAEILAVEDEQQYIQQMRQRKRSPSPELPTLSPLSKAPCSSVAIKRARPINDDNNNGDTISCAEARKYLKLLEEFALARENYRLIALITRADEVMRELADN; this is encoded by the exons aTGCGTGTGCGTGACAAGCGTAAGCAGCAGCGCGAGCTTAAGACTAAGCATGcagataaaacaaaaagcagc ACCTCAGACGCCGACGCAAAGCAAACGCCCCCTTCCAAAGCTAAAACGACAAGTCTGCCCGCTGCCGAGAAGGTGGCGTTCGATAATCGCATCAAGCGCAAAAATGTGCTCGCTCTCAATGAGAAGGTGGCGGCGCTCAGAGAGTACGATCGCCAGCCTGTCTATAAGCATGTGGGACGCATTTTCAACTGCAGTCCCGATCAGATCAAGCGCATTGTGCAGCAAAAGGAGGAAATTCTACGCGCCTGGGAGCAACGCACGCGACGCTGTGCGGATGCCAGAACGCAGGAGATGAAAGTGGTGCGTGTATCGATGCTGGGCCAGGCTGTCTACGATTGGATACGCCGCATGATGTACTACAAGGACTTTATCATATCCGATGGTCTTATACAGAAGATGGCACTGCAATTCAAGAGCTCGATGGGCTTGAACAAGTTCTTTCCGCATCAGGAATGGTGCGACAAGTTTCGCCTCATCTATAACATCAAATGCAATGATACAAAGTTCTTGAAGATTGGCTATACACAAAGCTATTCGGTGCAAATCAATGATATAGTTAAGGATGTGCTGCATGAAGAGGGCGCGAGCGCTGTGCAACAGGCGCAGCAGGAGGAGCATGAGGAGCAGTTTAGCTTGGCCAGCATTGAGGCGGATGAGGATGAGCCCGATGTGGATATTGATGGCGGCGGTGAAAGCAGCGATGAGGAGGATATTAAGCCTAATATTAAAGAACTGAACTTGCAACGTGTGCTGCCACAGCTGGTGCGCTTGCCACAAGTGCCCACAGGCACTTCACAAAAGGTGCTGCTAGCCACTCCCATACTGCCGCCTGGTGCGGCACAAACCATGACAATCATACCGCTGGCTACATTAGCTCAAAGCATCAAGCCAACATCGGCGCTGCAAAAGTCCAGCATGCCGCCCCCCAAAGTGGAcataaaaactgaaattaaaacagAGCCAGAAGCAGAAACAGTACCAGAGCCCGAGCccgagccagagccagagcctgaGCAGGAGCCCGAAGTTTGCATTAAGCAGGAGCTGGATAGCGATACGGAGCTTATGGATGAGGAGGATGACTGCAATGGCGGACGCTCCAGTGTGCGTTCGCTTGCGGAAATACTGGCCGTCGAGGATGAGCAGCAgtatatacaacaaatgcgTCAACGCAAACGTAGTCCAAGCCCAGAATTGCCAACGCTGTCGCCGCTAAGCAAAGCGCCCTGCTCTTCCGTTGCCATCAAGCGTGCCAGGCCCATTAATGATGATAACAATAATGGTGACACCATAAGCTGTGCCGAGGCGCGCAAGTACCTGAAGCTGCTGGAGGAGTTCGCCTTGGCCAGGGAGAACTATCGCCTCATTGCATTAATAACGCGCGCTGACGAAGTCATGCGAGAGCTGGCGGataattag
- the LOC108599217 gene encoding uncharacterized protein LOC108599217, which produces MAALPERFVTGRRQFWREFLKLYQQMPQLWDLNHDDYKNKELKDESYELLREKLREIQPNATRSDVSRRINIFRTNYRREQMRLWKQKESGKNPKSCKPTLWFYDNMSFLLTQASFRKRLCAKLERSTKNNHTPPPTDSWLMHSHIEAAPVTVTQDLGLLSPKIEIFENEIAAEPASCSTDTNMTVIKESKSPDNIISEASEALAKSWAIQYEEMRPTQRILARKAIADILFEGCMGNLRINRGERSSVAHST; this is translated from the exons ATGGCAGCGTTGCCAGAACGTTTTGTTACTGGCCGGCGACAGTTTTGGCGCGAGTTTTTGAAACTCTATCAGCAAATGCCGCAACTCTGGGATCTCAATCATGACGACTATAAGAATAAGGAACTGAAAGACGAATCATACGAGTTGCTTAGAGAAAAGCTGCGCGAAATTCAACCAAATGCAACCAGAAGCGATGTAAGCAGACGCATAAACATATTTCGCACCAACTATCGACGTGAGCAAATGCGTCTGTGGAAACAAAAGGAGTCGGGCAAGAATCCAAAGAGCTGCAAGCCCACCCTATGGTTCTATGACAACATGAGCTTTCTGCTCACCCAAGCTTCGTTTAGAAAACGCTTGTGTGCTAAGCTAGAGCGCTCtactaaaaataat CATACACCTCCTCCAACTGATAGCTGGCTGATGCATAGTCATATAGAAGCTGCGCCCGTTACCGTTACGCAGGATTTAGGTTTACTTAGcccaaaaattgaaatatttgaaaacgaAATTGCAGCCGAACCCGCATCCTGCTCCACAGACACCAACATGACCGTTATCAAAGAGTCCAAATCACCAGATAACATCATTAGCGAAGCATCAGAAGCCTTGGCCAAATCTTGGGCCATTCAATATGAGGAGATGAGACCAACGCAGCGTATTTTAGCACGTAAAGCAATTGCCGATATTTTATTCGAGGGCTGCATGGGCAATCTGCGCATTAATCGTGGTGAACGCAGCTCCGTAGCCCATAGCACATAA